The following are encoded in a window of Pagrus major chromosome 14, Pma_NU_1.0 genomic DNA:
- the LOC141008427 gene encoding overexpressed in colon carcinoma 1 protein-like encodes MGCGNSSPANNNNNNSSSSTAGRAESSSKASEETVPEDDKWQNYGGVYVGFPADLSNIPQVQIGSLRESDRNSLSLRKPLWGNGL; translated from the exons ATGGGATGTGGAAATTCCTCACCAgccaataacaacaacaacaacagcagcagcagcacagcag GTCGTGCTGAGTCGTCATCCAAGGC atcAGAGGAGACTGTGCCTGAAGACGACAAATGGCA gaACTATGGAGGTGTGTATGTGGGATTTCCTGCAGACCTGAGTAACATTCCTCAAGTACAGATAGGATCACTCAgag AGAGTGACAGGAACTCGTTGTCCCTCAGGAAGCCGCTGTGGGGGAACGGACTCTAA
- the dclre1c gene encoding protein artemis — translation MSSFAGRMKEYPTISLDRFDRENLHARAYFLSHCHKDHMKGLKGPILKRKLQFSHTVRLYCSFVTKELLLSNPRYSFWEDYIVPLELESPTQISLVDEACGEKEDLVVTLLPAGHCPGSVMFLFEGSQGNVLYTGDFRLTGGDASRIEHLHSGSRVKDIQSIYLDSTFYDPRFYQIPTREVCLSGILELIGNWINQSPYHVVWLNCKAAYGYEYLFTNLGEEFNTQIHVKSLAMFKKMPEILSYVTTDRRTQIHACRHPKEEEFFQGSRLPCGCTASDGTPLRIISIKPSTMWFGERTRKTNVIIKTGASSFRACFSFHSSYSELQDFLLYLRPVNIYPSVIPIGRTLTEVTQMLMQMCRKPSDQTFIYKPLGVLKRSTVERPTYDSDSDDGLFDRQDLAPKRKKIGLNQEIERVNAENAQKTAPPVSVEESLPVMATDSQPVAGNFVDCTESNDEEEDEEEEEKEKGEGDAKLKKEEVNGAMKESERSKETEKMEVEVEGSSNPPKWEDFFTTETLPDSQNSLNSLNSLNSQSQSCCSVPSTSPSRMTGSQTPDLFSEEEETPNNDENFSLTLSASLSNHSSQNMDSYLPDTLILQPEQAGREQGDSRTNNVSQEKESKDQNVQSELEELSQESRVSSDFDIPSTPESKKPREDELSQLYRKLAAGEDVVIRKCLQ, via the exons TCATACAGTCCGGCTCTACTGCTCCTTTGTGACCAAAGAACTTCTGCTGAGTAATCCTAGGTACTCTTTCTGGGAGGATTACATT GTTCCTTTAGAGCTCGAGAGCCCGACACAGATTTCTCTGGTTGATGAAGCGTGCGGAGAG AAAGAAGATCTTGTGGTCACGTTGCTTCCTGCAGGCCACTGTCCCGGCTCTGTCAT GTTCCTGTTTGAAGGTTCTCAGGGAAACGTGCTGTACACAGGAGACTTCAGGTTGACCGGTGGAGACGCCTCGAGAATTGAACATCTGCACTCTGGAAGCAG AGTGAAGGATATTCAGAGTATTTATCTGGACTCGACTTTCTACGACCCACGGTTCTACCAAATTCCTACTCGG gaggtCTGTCTGAGTGGTATCTTGGAGCTCATTGGAAACTGGATCAATCAGAGTCCATATCATGTTGTGTGGCTCAACTGTAAAGCTGCGTATGGGTATGAATACCTGTTTACTAACCTGGGAGAGGAGTTcaacacacag ATCCACGTGAAGAGTCTGGCGATGTTCAAGAAGATGCCAGAGATCTTGAGCTACGTGACGACCGACCGCAGGACACAGATCCACGCCTGTCGACACCCCAAG GAGGAGGAGTTTTTCCAAGGCAGCAGGCTGCCATGTGGCTGTACGGCCTCTGACGGGACTCCTCTTCGTATCATCAGCATCAAACCGTCCACCATGTGGTTCGGAGAGAGAACGAGGAAAACCAACGTGATTATAAA aacAGGAGCCAGTTCCTTCAGAGCCTGCTTCAGTTTCCACTCCTCCTACTCAGAG CTTCAAGACTTTCTCTTGTACCTCCGGCCAGTCAACATCTACCCCAGTGTTATCCCTATTGGTCGGACACTGACTGAGGTTACACAGAT gttGATGCAGATGTGCAGGAAACCATCTGATCAGACGTTCATATACAAACCTCTGGGAGTCCTTAAACGCAGCACGGTGGAGCGACCTACATACg ACTCAGACAGCGATGACGGGCTGTTTGACAGACAGGACTTGGCACCAAAGAGAAAGAAGATTGGGCTGAACCAAGAAATAGAAAGAG TGAATGCTGAGAATGCTCAGAAAACAGCGCCCCCTGTGTCCGTGGAGGAGTCTTTACCTGTGATGGCCACAGACTCGCAGCCTGTTGCAGGAAACTTTGTGGACTGCACCGAGTCTAacgatgaagaggaggatgaggaggaagaggagaaagagaagggagagGGGGATGcaaagctgaagaaggaggaggtgaacGGTGCGATGAAGGAAAGtgagaggagtaaagaaactgagaaaatggAGGTTGAGGTAGAAGGTTCCTCTAATCCACCAAAATGGGAGGATTTCTTCACCACGGAGACGCTCCCTGACAGCCAGAACAGCCTCAACAGCCTCAACAGCCTCAACAGCCAGTCACAATCCTGCTGCTCTGTCCCGAGCACCTCCCCCTCCAGAATGACCGGTTCACAGACCCCAGATCTGTTCAGTGAGGAGGAAGAAACCCCCAACAACGACGAGAACTTCAGTCTGACCCTGTCCGCCTCTCTGTCGAACCACTCCTCCCAGAACATGGACTCGTATTTACCCGACACCTTGATTCTCCAACCAGAGCAGGCGGGGCGGGAACAAGGAGACTCGAGGACCAATAATGTGTCTCAGGAGAAGGAAAGCAAGGACCAGAATGTCCAATCGGAGCTGGAGGAGCTCTCTCAGGAGTCCCGGGTGTCGTCAGACTTTGATATTCCCTCCACACCAGAGTCAAAAAAGCCACGAGAGGATGAACTGTCGCAGTTGTACAGGAAGCTGGCGGCAGGCGAGGACGTGGTCATCAGAAAGTGTCTACAGTAA